A window from Pseudomonas alloputida encodes these proteins:
- the dnaE gene encoding DNA polymerase III subunit alpha — MSVPFVHLRVHSEFSLVDGLVRIKPLAKALTGMNMPAVAITDQSNMCSLVKFYKTAMGAGIKPICGADLWLAGADPEAPLSRICFLAMDPKGYRNLTELISRGWTDGQRNGLVILQREWIAPASEGLIALSAGKEGDIGMALLAGRQDEAEALLQDWMGMFPERFYVEVQRTNRARDEEYVHAAVALADKLGAPLVATNDVRFIKQADFDAHETRVCIGEGWTLDDPRRPRCYSDQQYLKSAEEMAELFSDLPDAIANTVEIAKRCNIQVQLGKYFLPDFPTPNGMGIDDYLRHVAHEGLEERLAVLWPKETTPNYEEKRQVYLDRLKFELDIIIQMGFPGYFLIVMDFIKWAKNNDVPVGPGRGSGAGSLVAYVLKITDLDPLAYDLLFERFLNPERVSMPDFDVDFCMDGRDRVIDYVAEAYGRNAVSQIITFGTMAAKAVVRDVARVQGKSYGLADRLSKMIPFEVGMTLEKAYEQEEILRDFLKGDEDAREIWDMALKLEGVTRGTGKHAGGVVIAPTKLTDFSPIACDEEGGGLVTQFDKDDVEAAGLVKFDFLGLRTLTIIKWAMEIINREQAKKNLPDLNIDFIPLDDRKTYELLQKAETTAVFQLESRGMKELIKKLKPDCLEDLIALVALFRPGPLQSGMVDDFINRKHGRAELAYPHSDYQYEGLKPVLAPTYGIILYQEQVMQIAQVMAGYTLGGADMLRRAMGKKKPEEMAKQRGGFIEGCVANNIDADLAGNIFDLVEKFAGYGFNKSHSAAYGLVSYQTAWLKTHYPAPFMAAVLSADMHNTDKVVVLVEEVRSMKLRLDAPDVNFSDFKFTVNNDGRIVYGLGAIKGVGEGPVEAIVEARAQGGPFKDLFDFCERIDLKRVNKRTLDALVRSGALDRLGPHFHDEIKAYHANIDINRATLLSALGEAIKAAEQAAHTADSGHVDLFGSMFDAADVDVYANHRKVRELTLKERLKGEKDTLGLYLTGHPIDEYETEIRRFARQRIVDLKPSRETQTIAGMIIALRVMKNKKGDKMGFVTLDDRSGRIEASLFADAFMAAQSLLQTDAMVVVEGEVSNDDFSGGLRLRVKQVMTMEDARTKLAESLRLKVAHDALKGDRLKWLGELITRHRGACPITLEYTGSDAKAMLQFGEQWAIDPADGLIQALRDQFGRENVFLQYR, encoded by the coding sequence ATGTCGGTTCCCTTCGTTCACCTGCGCGTCCACTCCGAATTCTCGCTGGTCGACGGCCTGGTGCGGATCAAACCGCTGGCCAAGGCGCTGACCGGGATGAACATGCCGGCGGTCGCGATCACCGATCAGAGCAACATGTGCTCGCTGGTGAAGTTCTACAAGACTGCCATGGGCGCCGGCATCAAACCGATCTGCGGTGCCGACCTGTGGCTGGCCGGTGCCGACCCGGAAGCCCCGCTGTCGCGCATCTGCTTCCTGGCCATGGACCCCAAGGGCTATCGCAACCTCACCGAACTGATCTCGCGCGGCTGGACCGATGGCCAGCGCAATGGCCTGGTCATCCTCCAGCGTGAATGGATCGCCCCGGCCAGCGAGGGCCTGATTGCCCTGTCCGCGGGCAAGGAAGGCGACATTGGCATGGCGCTGCTGGCGGGGCGGCAAGACGAAGCCGAAGCGCTTCTTCAAGACTGGATGGGCATGTTCCCCGAGCGCTTCTACGTTGAAGTGCAGCGCACCAATCGGGCACGCGACGAAGAATACGTGCACGCGGCGGTGGCATTGGCCGACAAGCTTGGCGCCCCGCTGGTGGCTACCAACGACGTACGTTTCATCAAGCAGGCGGACTTCGACGCCCACGAGACCCGCGTATGCATTGGCGAGGGATGGACCCTTGACGACCCGCGCCGTCCGCGTTGCTACAGCGACCAGCAGTACCTGAAGTCGGCCGAGGAAATGGCCGAGCTCTTCAGCGACCTGCCCGACGCCATCGCCAACACCGTCGAGATTGCCAAGCGCTGCAACATCCAGGTGCAACTGGGCAAGTACTTCCTGCCTGACTTCCCCACGCCCAACGGCATGGGCATCGACGACTACCTGCGGCATGTGGCCCACGAAGGCCTGGAAGAGCGCCTGGCCGTGCTGTGGCCGAAAGAGACCACGCCCAATTATGAAGAAAAGCGTCAGGTTTACCTGGACCGCCTGAAGTTCGAGCTGGACATCATCATCCAGATGGGCTTCCCCGGTTACTTCCTGATTGTTATGGACTTCATCAAATGGGCCAAGAACAACGACGTACCGGTGGGCCCGGGTCGTGGTTCGGGTGCCGGCTCGCTGGTGGCCTATGTCCTGAAGATCACCGATCTCGACCCGCTGGCCTACGACCTGCTGTTCGAGCGCTTCCTCAACCCTGAACGTGTTTCCATGCCCGACTTCGACGTCGACTTCTGCATGGACGGCCGTGACCGGGTGATCGACTACGTGGCTGAGGCCTACGGCCGTAACGCGGTGAGCCAGATCATCACCTTCGGTACCATGGCCGCCAAGGCGGTGGTGCGTGACGTGGCGCGGGTGCAAGGCAAATCCTATGGCCTGGCCGACCGCCTGTCGAAGATGATCCCCTTCGAAGTGGGCATGACCCTGGAGAAGGCCTACGAGCAGGAAGAAATCCTGCGTGACTTCCTCAAGGGCGACGAAGACGCCCGTGAAATCTGGGACATGGCCCTGAAGCTGGAGGGTGTGACCCGGGGTACCGGCAAGCACGCCGGTGGTGTGGTTATCGCACCGACCAAGCTCACCGACTTTTCGCCGATCGCCTGTGATGAAGAGGGTGGTGGCCTGGTAACCCAGTTCGACAAGGATGACGTCGAGGCCGCCGGCCTGGTGAAGTTCGACTTCCTCGGCCTGCGTACCTTGACCATCATCAAGTGGGCGATGGAGATCATCAACCGCGAGCAGGCCAAGAAGAACCTGCCCGACCTCAACATCGACTTCATCCCGCTGGACGACCGCAAGACCTACGAGCTGCTGCAGAAGGCCGAAACCACGGCGGTGTTCCAGCTTGAATCGCGCGGCATGAAGGAGCTGATCAAGAAGCTCAAGCCCGACTGCCTGGAAGACCTGATCGCACTGGTTGCGTTGTTCCGCCCGGGCCCGCTGCAATCGGGCATGGTGGACGACTTCATCAACCGCAAGCACGGCCGCGCCGAGCTGGCCTACCCGCACTCCGACTACCAGTACGAAGGCCTCAAGCCGGTACTGGCGCCAACCTACGGCATCATCCTGTACCAGGAACAGGTGATGCAGATCGCCCAGGTGATGGCAGGTTATACCCTGGGTGGCGCCGACATGCTGCGCCGGGCCATGGGTAAGAAAAAGCCCGAGGAAATGGCCAAGCAGCGCGGTGGTTTCATCGAAGGTTGCGTGGCCAACAATATTGATGCGGACCTCGCCGGTAACATCTTCGACCTGGTAGAGAAGTTCGCGGGCTACGGCTTCAACAAATCCCACTCCGCCGCCTATGGCCTGGTGTCGTACCAGACCGCCTGGCTGAAAACCCACTACCCGGCGCCATTCATGGCCGCGGTCCTGTCGGCGGATATGCATAACACCGACAAGGTGGTGGTGCTGGTGGAGGAGGTGCGCAGCATGAAGCTGCGCCTCGACGCGCCGGACGTGAACTTCTCGGACTTCAAGTTCACCGTCAACAACGACGGCCGTATCGTCTACGGCCTTGGTGCCATCAAGGGTGTCGGCGAAGGCCCGGTGGAGGCGATTGTCGAGGCTCGTGCCCAAGGCGGTCCCTTCAAGGACCTGTTCGATTTCTGTGAACGCATCGACCTCAAACGGGTCAACAAGCGTACCCTTGATGCGCTGGTGCGCAGTGGCGCGCTGGACCGCCTTGGCCCGCACTTCCATGACGAGATCAAGGCCTACCACGCCAACATCGACATCAACCGGGCAACCTTGCTGTCGGCGCTGGGCGAGGCCATCAAGGCAGCCGAGCAGGCTGCGCATACCGCTGACAGTGGCCATGTCGACCTGTTCGGCAGCATGTTCGACGCGGCAGATGTCGACGTCTATGCCAACCATCGCAAGGTGCGCGAGCTCACCCTCAAGGAGCGTCTGAAGGGGGAGAAGGACACCCTTGGCCTGTACCTCACCGGCCACCCGATCGACGAGTACGAGACCGAGATCCGCCGCTTCGCACGCCAGCGCATCGTCGATCTCAAGCCGTCGCGCGAAACCCAGACCATCGCGGGCATGATCATTGCCCTGCGGGTGATGAAGAACAAGAAGGGCGACAAGATGGGCTTCGTCACCCTGGATGACCGTTCCGGGCGGATCGAGGCATCGCTGTTTGCCGATGCCTTCATGGCGGCACAGTCCTTGCTGCAGACCGATGCGATGGTGGTGGTGGAAGGCGAGGTCAGCAATGACGACTTCTCCGGGGGCTTGCGCCTGCGGGTGAAGCAGGTGATGACCATGGAAGACGCGCGCACCAAGCTGGCCGAGAGCCTGCGCCTGAAGGTGGCGCACGACGCACTGAAGGGCGACCGGCTGAAGTGGCTGGGCGAGCTGATCACCCGCCATCGCGGTGCCTGCCCGATCACGCTGGAGTACACCGGCAGTGACGCCAAGGCCATGCTGCAGTTTGGCGAGCAGTGGGCGATCGACCCGGCCGATGGGCTGATTCAGGCGCTGCGTGACCAGTTCGGGCGTGAGAACGTCTTCCTGCAATATCGTTGA
- the rnhB gene encoding ribonuclease HII, which translates to MQIGLDFNLVEDLVAGVDEVGRGPLCGAVVTAAVILDPARPILGLNDSKKLTEARREALFDEICEKALSFCIARAEVEEIDSLNILQATMLAMQRAVEGLHITPKLALIDGNRCPKLAVPAAPVVKGDSQVPAIAAASILAKVTRDREMSAFELIYPGYGIGGHKGYPTPVHLEALARLGPTPIHRRSFAPVRAAWEAREGVTDSLI; encoded by the coding sequence ATGCAAATTGGACTGGACTTCAACTTGGTAGAAGACCTGGTTGCCGGCGTTGATGAAGTGGGCCGTGGCCCGCTGTGCGGCGCGGTGGTAACGGCGGCGGTGATTCTTGATCCTGCACGGCCGATTCTCGGTCTGAACGATTCTAAGAAACTCACCGAAGCCAGGCGTGAGGCGCTGTTCGACGAGATCTGCGAAAAGGCCTTGAGCTTCTGCATCGCCCGCGCCGAAGTCGAGGAAATCGACAGCCTGAACATCCTGCAAGCCACCATGCTGGCCATGCAGCGGGCAGTGGAGGGGTTGCACATTACGCCAAAGCTGGCCCTGATCGATGGCAATCGCTGCCCGAAGCTGGCGGTGCCGGCAGCACCGGTGGTCAAGGGGGATAGCCAGGTGCCGGCCATTGCGGCGGCATCGATCCTGGCCAAGGTGACCCGTGATCGGGAGATGAGTGCGTTCGAACTGATCTACCCGGGTTATGGCATTGGCGGGCACAAGGGCTACCCGACCCCGGTGCATCTCGAGGCGTTGGCACGTCTTGGGCCTACGCCCATTCATCGGCGTTCCTTCGCCCCGGTGCGGGCGGCTTGGGAAGCGCGCGAAGGCGTCACCGATTCCCTGATCTGA
- the lpxB gene encoding lipid-A-disaccharide synthase has translation MAQLCVALVAGEASGDILGSGLMRALKARHPDVRFIGVGGPLMEAEGLQSYFPMERLAVMGLVEVLGRLRELLKRRKLLIQTLIEEKPDVFIGIDAPDFTLNIELKLRQAGIKTVHYVSPSVWAWRQKRVLKIREGCDLMLTLLPFEARFYEEQGVPVRFVGHPLADTIPLEADRPAARAALGLGEGPVVALMPGSRGGEVGRLGALFLDAAERLSQQVPGVRFVLPCANATRRAQIEQMLEGRQLPLTLLDGQSHQALAACDAVLIASGTATLEALLYKRPMVVAYRLAPLTFWILKRLVKSPYVSLPNLLAQRELVPELLQDDATSEALANTLAPLVRDGSQQTERFDEIHRTLRRDASNQAAEAVLALLKDR, from the coding sequence ATGGCCCAGCTTTGCGTAGCGCTGGTCGCCGGTGAGGCCAGTGGCGATATCCTTGGTTCAGGCTTGATGCGTGCCCTCAAGGCGCGCCACCCCGACGTGCGTTTCATCGGGGTTGGCGGCCCCTTGATGGAGGCCGAGGGCCTGCAATCCTATTTCCCCATGGAGCGCCTGGCCGTCATGGGGCTAGTCGAGGTACTGGGGCGCCTGCGCGAACTGCTCAAGCGCCGCAAGCTGCTGATCCAGACCCTGATCGAAGAAAAGCCCGACGTATTCATCGGCATCGACGCCCCTGACTTCACCCTCAACATCGAGCTCAAGCTGCGCCAGGCCGGGATCAAGACCGTGCACTATGTCAGCCCGTCAGTGTGGGCCTGGCGGCAGAAGCGCGTGCTGAAGATCCGCGAAGGCTGCGACCTGATGCTGACGCTGCTGCCGTTCGAGGCGCGGTTCTACGAAGAGCAGGGTGTGCCAGTGCGTTTTGTCGGCCACCCGCTGGCAGACACCATACCGCTTGAAGCCGACCGCCCGGCCGCGCGTGCCGCGCTGGGCCTGGGCGAGGGGCCGGTGGTGGCGTTGATGCCGGGCAGCCGGGGTGGCGAAGTAGGGCGCTTGGGCGCGCTGTTCCTCGACGCCGCCGAGCGCCTCAGCCAACAAGTGCCGGGTGTGCGCTTCGTGTTGCCCTGCGCCAACGCCACGCGGCGCGCCCAGATCGAACAGATGCTTGAAGGGCGCCAACTGCCGCTGACCCTGCTCGATGGCCAGTCGCACCAGGCCCTGGCGGCCTGTGACGCGGTGCTGATCGCCTCGGGCACCGCCACCCTCGAGGCGTTGCTGTACAAGCGGCCGATGGTAGTGGCGTACCGCCTGGCGCCCTTGACCTTCTGGATTCTCAAGCGTCTGGTGAAAAGCCCTTACGTGTCATTGCCGAACCTGCTGGCCCAGCGAGAGCTGGTGCCCGAGTTGCTGCAGGACGACGCTACCAGCGAAGCGCTGGCCAACACCCTGGCGCCGCTGGTGCGCGATGGAAGCCAGCAGACCGAACGTTTCGACGAAATTCACCGCACCCTGCGCCGTGACGCCTCCAATCAGGCGGCCGAGGCGGTACTGGCCCTGCTCAAGGACCGCTGA
- the lpxA gene encoding acyl-ACP--UDP-N-acetylglucosamine O-acyltransferase yields the protein MNSIDPRAIIDPSAKLADGVEVGPWSIVGPDVEIGEGTVIGPHVVLKGPTRIGKHNRIFQFSSIGEDTPDLKYKGEPTRLVIGDHNVIREGVTIHRGTVQDRAETTVGDHNLIMAYAHIGHDSVIGNHCILVNNTALAGHVHVGDWAILSGYTLVHQYCHIGAHAFSGMGTAIGKDVPAFVTVFGSPAEARSMNFEGMRRRGFSDEVIHVLRRCYKIVYRQGLTVEDALKELAEPATQHPEVELFRQSILSSARGITR from the coding sequence ATGAATTCGATTGATCCTCGGGCCATTATCGATCCGTCGGCCAAGCTGGCCGACGGCGTCGAGGTCGGCCCTTGGTCGATCGTTGGCCCTGATGTAGAAATCGGGGAGGGCACCGTTATCGGCCCGCATGTTGTGCTCAAAGGCCCGACCCGCATCGGCAAGCACAACCGTATCTTTCAGTTTTCCTCGATCGGTGAAGACACCCCGGACCTTAAGTACAAGGGTGAGCCGACGCGCCTGGTGATCGGCGATCACAATGTGATTCGCGAAGGGGTGACCATCCACCGCGGTACTGTTCAGGACCGCGCGGAAACCACCGTGGGTGACCATAACCTGATCATGGCCTATGCCCACATTGGCCACGACAGTGTCATCGGCAACCACTGCATCCTGGTCAACAACACGGCGTTGGCAGGTCATGTACATGTGGGTGACTGGGCGATCCTGTCCGGTTACACCCTGGTTCACCAGTACTGCCACATTGGCGCCCACGCGTTTTCCGGCATGGGCACGGCCATTGGCAAGGACGTTCCGGCCTTCGTTACCGTGTTCGGCAGCCCCGCCGAAGCCCGCAGCATGAACTTCGAGGGCATGCGCCGCCGCGGTTTCAGCGACGAGGTGATCCATGTGCTGCGTCGTTGCTACAAGATTGTCTACCGTCAGGGCCTGACCGTAGAAGACGCGCTCAAGGAGCTGGCCGAACCGGCCACGCAACACCCTGAGGTCGAGCTGTTCCGTCAGTCGATCCTGAGCTCCGCTCGCGGCATCACGCGCTGA
- the fabZ gene encoding 3-hydroxyacyl-ACP dehydratase FabZ: MMDINEIREYLPHRYPFLLVDRVTDLDFEAQSIRAYKNVSINEPFFNGHFPAHPIMPGVLIIEAMAQAAGILGFKMLDAKPADGTLYYFVGSDKLRFRQPVLPGDQLVLEAKFLSRKSMIWKFECRALVDGKPVCSAEITCAERSL; the protein is encoded by the coding sequence ATGATGGACATCAACGAGATTCGCGAATACCTGCCTCACCGCTACCCGTTCCTGCTGGTAGACCGTGTGACGGATCTGGACTTCGAGGCCCAGAGCATTCGTGCCTACAAGAATGTCAGCATCAATGAGCCGTTTTTCAATGGCCACTTCCCGGCACACCCGATCATGCCGGGTGTCCTGATCATCGAAGCCATGGCCCAGGCGGCCGGCATCCTTGGTTTCAAGATGCTCGATGCCAAGCCGGCCGATGGCACCCTGTACTACTTTGTCGGTTCCGACAAACTGCGTTTCCGTCAGCCGGTTCTGCCGGGTGACCAGCTTGTGCTGGAAGCCAAGTTCCTCAGCCGTAAAAGCATGATCTGGAAGTTCGAGTGCCGCGCCCTTGTCGATGGCAAGCCGGTCTGCTCGGCAGAAATCACCTGCGCGGAACGCTCCCTATGA
- the lpxD gene encoding UDP-3-O-(3-hydroxymyristoyl)glucosamine N-acyltransferase: MSVTMTLGQLAEVLGATLKGPEALQITGLATLQEAGPTQLSFLANPQYRKYLDNSQAGAVLLKAADAESFAGNTLVVADPYLAYARISHLFDPKPKAEAGIHPSAVVAEDAQVDASASIGPFAVIESGARIGANVSIGAHCFIGARCVVGEGGWLAPRVTLYHDVTIGKRVVIQSGAVIGGEGFGFANEKGIWRKIAQIGGVTIGDDVEIGVNTAVDRGALSDTRIGDGVKLDNQIQIAHNVQIGDHTAMAACVGISGSTRIGKHCMLAGGVGLVGHIDICDNVFVSGMTMVTRSITEPGSYSSGTAMQPLADWRKSAARIRHLDDMAKRLQQLEKRVDTVTSGGLPTSEG; the protein is encoded by the coding sequence ATGAGTGTGACCATGACGCTAGGCCAGCTGGCCGAGGTACTCGGAGCTACCCTCAAGGGGCCCGAGGCGCTGCAGATTACCGGGTTGGCCACCTTGCAGGAGGCTGGCCCGACGCAGTTGAGCTTCCTCGCCAACCCGCAGTACCGCAAGTACCTGGATAACAGCCAGGCCGGCGCGGTGCTGCTCAAGGCTGCGGATGCCGAAAGCTTTGCCGGCAATACCCTGGTCGTGGCGGACCCGTACCTGGCTTACGCGCGAATTTCCCACCTGTTCGATCCCAAACCCAAGGCTGAGGCGGGTATACATCCCAGCGCCGTGGTGGCGGAAGATGCCCAGGTGGACGCCAGCGCCAGCATCGGGCCGTTCGCGGTCATCGAAAGTGGTGCGCGCATCGGCGCCAACGTCAGCATCGGCGCACACTGCTTCATCGGTGCCCGCTGTGTGGTCGGTGAAGGTGGTTGGCTGGCACCGCGGGTCACGCTGTATCACGACGTGACCATCGGTAAGCGTGTGGTCATCCAGTCGGGTGCCGTGATCGGCGGCGAGGGCTTCGGCTTTGCCAACGAAAAGGGCATCTGGCGCAAGATTGCGCAGATCGGCGGCGTCACCATTGGTGATGACGTGGAGATCGGCGTCAATACTGCTGTCGACCGTGGCGCGCTGTCCGACACCCGGATCGGCGACGGGGTCAAGCTGGATAACCAGATCCAGATCGCTCACAACGTACAGATCGGTGATCACACTGCCATGGCCGCTTGCGTCGGAATCTCCGGCAGCACGCGCATCGGCAAGCACTGCATGCTGGCCGGGGGTGTGGGGCTGGTTGGGCACATCGATATTTGCGATAACGTTTTCGTTTCCGGAATGACCATGGTTACCCGTTCGATCACTGAACCGGGTTCCTATTCTTCCGGCACTGCCATGCAGCCGCTGGCTGACTGGCGCAAGAGCGCCGCGCGTATCCGCCACCTGGACGACATGGCCAAGCGTCTCCAGCAGCTGGAAAAACGCGTCGATACCGTGACCTCAGGTGGCCTGCCGACATCAGAAGGCTGA
- a CDS encoding OmpH family outer membrane protein, with translation MRKLAQLAVVAAALVATPAFAEMKVAVLNYQMALLESDAAKKYAVDAEKKFGPQLTKLKSLESSAKGIQDRLIKGGDKMQQQERERLELEFKQKARDFQFQSKELNEAKAVADRDMLKQLKPKLDGAVEEVIKKGGYDLVLERGAVIDVKPQYDITRQVIERMNQAR, from the coding sequence GTGCGTAAATTGGCTCAATTGGCCGTAGTGGCCGCGGCGCTGGTCGCCACCCCGGCTTTCGCCGAAATGAAGGTTGCCGTCCTGAACTACCAGATGGCCCTGCTCGAGTCGGATGCCGCCAAGAAGTATGCGGTTGATGCCGAGAAGAAATTCGGTCCGCAACTGACCAAGCTGAAAAGCCTGGAAAGCAGTGCCAAGGGCATCCAGGACCGCCTGATCAAGGGCGGCGACAAGATGCAGCAGCAGGAGCGTGAGCGCCTGGAGCTCGAGTTCAAGCAAAAGGCCCGCGATTTCCAGTTCCAGTCCAAGGAACTGAACGAAGCCAAGGCCGTTGCTGATCGCGACATGCTCAAGCAACTGAAGCCGAAGCTGGATGGTGCTGTCGAGGAAGTGATCAAGAAGGGCGGCTACGACCTGGTCCTCGAGCGTGGTGCGGTCATCGATGTCAAACCTCAGTACGACATCACCCGCCAAGTCATCGAGCGCATGAACCAAGCCCGTTGA
- the bamA gene encoding outer membrane protein assembly factor BamA, with the protein MKRLLLTAVMSALMIAEVHAESFTISDIRVNGLQRVSAGSVFGALPLNVGDQADDRRLVDSTRSLFKTGFFQDIQLSRDGNVLIINVVERPSVSSIEIEGNKAISTEDLMKGLKQSGLAEGEIFQRATLEGVRNELQRQYVAQGRYSAEVDAEVVPQPRNRVALKIKINEGTVAAIQHINIVGNNVFDDETLGQLFELKTTNWLSFFKNDDKYAREKLSGDLERLRSYYLDRGYINMDIASTQVSITPDKKHVYITVNINEGEKYTVRDVKLSGDLKVPEDQVKSLLLVQPGQVFSRKVMTTTSELITRRLGNEGYTFANVNGVPQPNDQDHTVDIMFVVDPGKRAYVNRINYRGNTKTEDEVLRREMRQMEGGWASTYLIDQSKTRLERLGFFKEVNVETPQVPGTDDQVDVNYSVEEQASGSITASVGFAQSAGLILGGSISQSNFLGTGNKVSIGLTRSEYQTRYNFGFVDPYFTADGVSLGYNAFYRSTDYDDLDVDVASYAVDSYGAGVSLGYPISETSRLTYGLSVQQDKIKTGKYTVDEIFDFLEEEGDNFLNFKASIGWSESTLNKGVLATRGHSQSLTLESTVPGSDLSFFKLDYRGQLFKPITSDYTLRLHTELGYGDGYGSTSGLPFYENYFAGGFNSVRGFKDSSLGPRSTPSIGEAAGGKPGTIADPDQDPLPFGGNVLVQGGAELLFPLPFVKDQRSLRTSVFWDVGNVFDTNCGNKPDCEKVGFSGMASSVGLGVTWITALGPLSFSLAMPVKKPDDADTQVFQFSLGQTF; encoded by the coding sequence ATGAAACGTCTGCTGCTAACTGCGGTCATGTCCGCACTGATGATCGCTGAAGTTCACGCCGAGTCCTTCACCATCTCCGATATTCGCGTCAACGGCCTGCAGCGGGTTTCCGCTGGCAGTGTGTTCGGTGCCTTGCCGCTGAACGTCGGCGACCAGGCTGACGACCGCCGCCTGGTGGACTCGACTCGTTCCCTGTTCAAGACCGGGTTCTTCCAGGACATCCAGTTGAGCCGCGATGGCAATGTGCTGATCATCAACGTGGTCGAGCGCCCGTCGGTGTCGAGCATCGAGATTGAAGGCAACAAGGCGATCAGCACCGAAGACCTGATGAAGGGCCTGAAGCAATCGGGCCTGGCCGAAGGCGAGATCTTCCAGCGTGCCACCCTCGAAGGTGTGCGTAACGAACTGCAACGCCAGTACGTGGCCCAAGGGCGCTACTCGGCCGAGGTCGATGCCGAAGTGGTGCCGCAGCCGCGCAACCGTGTGGCCCTGAAGATCAAGATCAACGAAGGCACCGTCGCCGCCATCCAGCACATCAACATCGTTGGCAACAACGTATTCGATGATGAGACCCTGGGGCAGCTGTTCGAGCTGAAGACCACCAACTGGCTGTCGTTCTTCAAGAACGACGACAAGTACGCCCGTGAAAAACTCTCCGGTGACCTGGAGCGCCTGCGTTCCTACTACCTGGACCGCGGCTACATCAACATGGACATCGCCTCCACCCAGGTGTCCATCACGCCGGACAAGAAGCACGTCTACATCACCGTCAACATCAACGAAGGCGAGAAATACACCGTTCGCGACGTGAAGCTGTCCGGTGACCTCAAGGTGCCGGAAGACCAGGTCAAGTCGCTGCTGCTGGTGCAGCCGGGGCAGGTATTCTCGCGCAAGGTGATGACCACCACGTCCGAGCTGATCACCCGCCGGCTGGGTAACGAAGGCTACACCTTCGCTAACGTCAACGGCGTGCCGCAACCCAACGACCAGGACCACACGGTCGACATCATGTTCGTGGTCGACCCGGGCAAGCGTGCCTACGTCAACCGCATCAACTACCGCGGCAACACCAAGACCGAAGACGAAGTGCTGCGTCGCGAAATGCGCCAGATGGAAGGCGGCTGGGCGTCGACCTACCTGATCGACCAGTCCAAGACCCGTCTTGAGCGCCTGGGCTTCTTCAAGGAAGTCAACGTCGAGACCCCGCAGGTGCCTGGCACTGACGACCAGGTCGACGTCAACTACAGCGTCGAAGAGCAGGCCTCCGGCTCGATCACCGCCAGCGTCGGTTTCGCCCAGAGCGCCGGCCTGATCCTGGGTGGTTCGATCAGCCAGAGCAACTTCCTCGGTACCGGTAACAAGGTATCCATCGGCCTGACCCGTTCGGAATACCAGACCCGTTACAACTTCGGCTTCGTTGATCCCTACTTCACCGCCGATGGCGTCAGCCTGGGCTACAACGCCTTCTATCGCAGCACCGATTACGACGACCTCGACGTCGACGTTGCCAGCTATGCGGTGGACAGCTACGGTGCCGGCGTCAGCCTGGGCTACCCGATCAGCGAAACCTCGCGCCTGACCTACGGCCTGAGCGTGCAGCAGGACAAGATCAAGACCGGCAAATACACCGTTGACGAGATCTTCGACTTCCTCGAGGAGGAAGGTGACAACTTCCTGAACTTCAAGGCCTCGATCGGCTGGTCCGAGTCGACCCTGAACAAAGGCGTACTGGCCACCCGTGGTCACTCGCAAAGCCTGACCCTGGAGTCCACCGTTCCGGGCAGCGACCTGTCGTTCTTCAAGCTTGACTACCGTGGCCAGCTGTTCAAGCCGATCACCAGCGACTACACCCTGCGCCTGCATACCGAGCTGGGCTATGGTGATGGTTACGGCAGCACCTCCGGTCTGCCGTTCTACGAGAACTATTTCGCGGGTGGTTTCAACTCCGTCCGTGGCTTCAAGGACAGCAGCCTGGGCCCGCGCAGTACCCCGAGCATCGGTGAGGCCGCAGGTGGCAAGCCAGGCACCATCGCCGACCCGGATCAGGATCCGTTGCCGTTTGGTGGTAACGTGCTGGTGCAAGGCGGTGCCGAACTGCTGTTCCCGCTGCCGTTCGTCAAGGACCAGCGTTCACTGCGCACCTCTGTGTTCTGGGACGTGGGTAACGTGTTCGACACCAATTGCGGCAACAAACCTGATTGCGAGAAGGTCGGGTTCTCGGGCATGGCCAGTTCGGTCGGCCTGGGCGTGACCTGGATTACCGCACTGGGCCCCCTGAGCTTCAGCCTGGCAATGCCGGTCAAGAAGCCGGACGATGCCGATACCCAGGTGTTCCAATTCTCTCTGGGCCAGACCTTCTAA